The Paludisphaera borealis genome contains a region encoding:
- a CDS encoding TAT-variant-translocated molybdopterin oxidoreductase — translation MNKSPDDVDKPLTLSELMRGAQAVSEPEAQGPRYWRSLSELADDGTFTEEVAQAVAGVRGAIEGLDDASRRRFMKLMGASFALAGVAGCSVQPVETIVPYVEQPESIVPGKAMYFATASALGGDGVGLLVESQMGRPIKIEGNPTHPASQGATDVFSQAEILSLYDPDRSQIVIHDGRVDTWEHFLGFAIDLREKQREGKGKGLRILTRSVSSPTLADQIQRLLKELPEARWHSYEAVTRDTVRQGAKLAFGEPLEPVYNFAKADVVVSLDADFLGSGPGRLPYARAFADRRAQGEVVEKASAQTMNRLYAIESTPTLTGAMADHRLPLSARDVAHAALAIAQALKVEGAPAADPKRLESQASWLAALAADLGGRRGKSLVVAGDSQPAEVHALVFAINAALGNVGETVNFFPPTQQGPTDQIGSLVELVRDIEKGAVDTLVILGANPVYETPADLKFAEALKSPKLNVRVHLGLYDDETAALCNWHLPEAHFLESWGDVRAFNGAVTIQQPLIAPLYKGKTSNDVLAALLGQGDLPGLEIVRSYWKGRLPAATFEETWRKALQDGVVAEPADAVAKPKPAAAAKLDQVKFAAGAVDGLEIVFRPDPTIWDGRYANNGWLQELPKPMTTLTWENAALVSPALAKRLGLVNNQIVSLEFRSTLVEAPVWITPGQADDSVTVHLGYGRAKAGRVGTGIGFNAYLLRRSDALWFSDGLKLTPTMRTHTLAITQHHHDMAGRDIVRASTVDAFHEKLEHGHDEAKHAAHHGLSLYPDPPVPQSEDYAWAMAIDLNRCIGCGACTIACQAENNIPIVGRDQVLNSREMHWIRVDRYYEGEDSANPSTYFQPVPCMHCEKAPCELVCPVEATTHSDEGLNEMTYNRCVGTRYCGNNCPYKVRRFNFLQYSDKTTPSLKLLNNPDVTVRMRGVMEKCTYCVQRINEARINAQIEDRKIGGDEVVTACQGACPTRAIVFGNMKDPESSVAKARKSPRHYALLAELGTLPRTTYLTRLSNPSPADAAEKKAENPVEPRHG, via the coding sequence ATGAATAAATCACCAGACGACGTCGACAAGCCTTTGACCCTCTCCGAGCTGATGCGCGGCGCTCAAGCCGTCTCCGAGCCCGAAGCCCAGGGGCCCCGCTACTGGCGGAGCCTCTCCGAGCTGGCCGACGACGGGACCTTCACCGAGGAGGTCGCGCAAGCGGTCGCCGGCGTGAGGGGCGCGATCGAGGGACTCGACGACGCCAGCCGCCGTCGGTTCATGAAGCTCATGGGTGCCTCGTTCGCCCTCGCGGGCGTCGCCGGCTGCTCCGTGCAGCCGGTCGAAACGATCGTGCCCTACGTCGAGCAGCCCGAGTCGATCGTGCCGGGCAAGGCCATGTACTTCGCCACGGCGTCCGCGCTGGGGGGCGACGGCGTGGGCCTGCTGGTCGAGAGCCAGATGGGTCGGCCGATCAAGATCGAAGGCAACCCCACGCACCCGGCCAGCCAGGGGGCGACCGACGTCTTCTCGCAGGCCGAAATCCTCTCGCTCTACGACCCCGACCGCTCGCAGATCGTCATCCACGACGGCCGCGTCGACACCTGGGAACACTTCCTGGGCTTCGCCATCGACCTTCGCGAGAAGCAGCGCGAGGGCAAAGGCAAGGGCCTGCGGATCTTGACCCGTTCGGTCTCGTCCCCCACCCTGGCCGATCAGATCCAACGGCTGCTCAAGGAGCTGCCCGAGGCCCGATGGCACAGCTATGAGGCGGTGACTCGCGACACCGTCCGCCAGGGCGCCAAGCTGGCCTTCGGCGAGCCGCTCGAGCCCGTCTACAACTTCGCCAAGGCCGACGTCGTCGTCTCGCTCGACGCCGACTTCCTGGGCTCGGGCCCCGGCCGGCTGCCCTACGCCCGCGCCTTCGCGGATCGTCGCGCCCAGGGCGAGGTCGTCGAGAAGGCCTCAGCCCAGACGATGAACCGGCTGTACGCGATCGAATCCACGCCGACGCTCACCGGTGCCATGGCCGATCATCGCCTCCCGCTGTCGGCGCGCGACGTCGCCCACGCGGCCCTGGCGATCGCCCAGGCGCTGAAGGTCGAAGGCGCGCCGGCCGCCGATCCCAAGCGGCTGGAAAGCCAGGCCTCCTGGCTGGCGGCCCTGGCCGCCGATCTTGGAGGGCGACGCGGCAAGAGCCTGGTCGTCGCCGGCGACTCGCAGCCGGCCGAGGTTCACGCGCTGGTCTTCGCGATCAACGCCGCCCTCGGCAACGTCGGCGAGACGGTGAACTTCTTTCCGCCGACCCAGCAGGGGCCGACCGACCAGATCGGCTCGCTCGTCGAGCTGGTCCGCGACATCGAGAAGGGCGCGGTCGACACGCTCGTGATCCTGGGGGCCAACCCCGTTTACGAGACGCCGGCCGACCTGAAGTTCGCCGAGGCGCTCAAAAGCCCCAAGCTCAACGTTCGGGTCCATCTCGGGCTTTACGACGACGAGACGGCCGCCCTCTGCAACTGGCACCTGCCCGAGGCCCACTTCCTCGAATCCTGGGGCGACGTTCGCGCCTTCAACGGCGCCGTGACGATCCAGCAGCCGCTGATCGCGCCTCTGTACAAGGGCAAGACCTCGAACGACGTGCTGGCCGCGCTGCTGGGACAGGGCGACCTGCCCGGCCTCGAGATCGTCCGGTCGTACTGGAAGGGCCGACTGCCGGCCGCGACGTTCGAGGAAACCTGGCGGAAGGCGCTGCAAGACGGCGTCGTCGCCGAGCCGGCCGACGCGGTCGCCAAGCCGAAGCCCGCCGCCGCGGCGAAGCTCGACCAGGTGAAGTTCGCCGCCGGAGCGGTCGACGGCCTTGAGATCGTCTTCCGTCCCGACCCGACGATCTGGGACGGCCGATACGCCAACAACGGCTGGCTCCAAGAGCTGCCCAAGCCGATGACCACGTTGACCTGGGAGAACGCGGCCCTGGTCAGCCCCGCCCTCGCCAAGCGGCTGGGGCTGGTGAACAACCAGATCGTCAGCCTCGAATTCCGCAGCACGCTCGTCGAGGCGCCCGTCTGGATCACTCCGGGGCAGGCCGACGATTCGGTGACGGTCCACCTCGGCTACGGCCGCGCGAAGGCCGGCCGCGTGGGGACCGGGATCGGCTTCAACGCCTACCTGCTGAGGCGCTCCGACGCCCTCTGGTTCAGCGACGGTCTGAAGCTCACGCCCACGATGCGGACGCATACGCTGGCGATCACCCAGCACCACCACGACATGGCCGGTCGCGACATCGTCCGCGCGTCGACCGTCGACGCGTTCCATGAGAAGCTCGAACACGGCCATGACGAGGCGAAGCACGCGGCCCACCACGGCCTGAGCCTCTACCCCGACCCGCCGGTCCCGCAAAGCGAGGACTACGCCTGGGCGATGGCGATCGACCTCAACCGCTGCATCGGCTGCGGCGCCTGCACCATCGCCTGCCAGGCCGAGAACAACATCCCGATCGTGGGCAGGGACCAGGTCCTCAACTCGCGCGAGATGCACTGGATTCGCGTGGACCGGTACTACGAGGGCGAAGACTCGGCCAACCCGTCGACCTACTTCCAGCCGGTTCCGTGTATGCACTGCGAGAAGGCCCCCTGCGAGCTGGTCTGCCCGGTCGAGGCGACGACGCACAGCGACGAGGGCCTTAACGAGATGACCTACAACCGCTGCGTCGGCACGCGGTATTGCGGCAACAACTGCCCCTACAAGGTCCGCCGCTTCAACTTCCTCCAGTACAGCGACAAGACGACGCCGAGCCTCAAGCTGCTGAACAACCCCGACGTGACGGTCCGGATGCGGGGCGTCATGGAAAAGTGCACCTACTGCGTGCAGCGGATCAACGAGGCGCGGATCAACGCCCAGATCGAAGACCGCAAGATCGGCGGCGACGAGGTGGTGACCGCCTGTCAGGGCGCCTGCCCGACGCGCGCCATCGTCTTCGGCAACATGAAAGATCCCGAGAGCTCCGTGGCGAAGGCCCGCAAGTCGCCCCGCCACTACGCTTTGCTGGCCGAGCTCGGCACCCTGCCCCGCACCACGTACCTGACCAGGCTGAGCAACCCCAGCCCGGCGGACGCCGCCGAGAAGAAAGCCGAGAACCCCGTGGAACCCCGACATGGCTAA
- the nrfD gene encoding NrfD/PsrC family molybdoenzyme membrane anchor subunit → MAKLDHEIGRRDALPPVLAPGHTYGTVTAKISSLVLTRPYNWRWAVGMGVGSSLLIVFFIAVSYLLYMGTGIWGINAPVMWGWAIINFVWWVGIGHAGTLISAILLLLKQEWRTSINRFAEAMTLFAVACAGMFPLLHMGRPWKFYWLMPYPNTMALLPQWRSPLVWDVFAVSTYATVSALFWYVGLIPDLATLRDRSKNRYAQILYGSLALGWRGSARHWARYKSAYILLAGLATPLVVSVHTVVALDFAASVIPGWHTTIFPPYFVAGAIFSGFAMVVTLCVPLRAVFDLKDFITDRHLDNMAKVILATGMIVGYGYGIEAFIAWYSGNPYEEFTLLGKGRPFGPYAFAYWFMLCCNVGIPQFLWFPAIRRNAMTLWVISLIVNVGMWLERYVIVVTSLSQDFLPSSWAMYSPTRWDVATYLGTLGLFLFLLFLFLRFLPVIAIAEMRELVHEKHDHAGHGHGPSAVEMHGETR, encoded by the coding sequence ATGGCTAAACTGGATCACGAGATCGGCCGGCGAGACGCCCTTCCTCCGGTCCTGGCGCCTGGGCACACGTACGGGACGGTCACGGCCAAGATCAGCTCGCTCGTTCTGACGCGCCCCTACAACTGGCGATGGGCCGTCGGCATGGGCGTCGGCTCGTCGCTTCTCATCGTCTTCTTCATCGCGGTGTCTTATCTCCTCTACATGGGGACGGGCATCTGGGGCATCAACGCCCCGGTGATGTGGGGATGGGCGATCATCAACTTCGTCTGGTGGGTCGGCATCGGCCACGCCGGAACGCTGATTTCGGCCATCCTGCTGCTTTTGAAGCAGGAGTGGCGGACCTCGATCAACCGGTTCGCCGAGGCGATGACGCTGTTCGCCGTGGCCTGCGCGGGCATGTTCCCGCTCTTGCACATGGGCCGTCCCTGGAAGTTCTACTGGTTGATGCCCTACCCCAACACGATGGCCCTGCTGCCGCAGTGGCGCAGTCCGCTGGTGTGGGACGTCTTCGCGGTGTCCACCTACGCGACGGTCTCGGCCTTGTTCTGGTACGTGGGGCTGATCCCCGACCTTGCGACGCTCCGCGACCGCTCCAAGAACCGCTATGCGCAGATCCTCTACGGGTCGCTCGCGCTGGGCTGGCGGGGCTCGGCCCGGCACTGGGCCCGATACAAGAGCGCTTACATCCTGCTGGCCGGCCTGGCGACGCCGCTGGTGGTCTCGGTGCACACGGTCGTGGCCCTCGACTTCGCGGCCTCGGTGATCCCGGGATGGCACACGACGATCTTCCCCCCCTACTTCGTGGCGGGCGCCATCTTCTCCGGGTTCGCGATGGTGGTGACGCTCTGCGTGCCGCTCCGGGCCGTCTTCGACCTGAAGGATTTCATCACCGACCGCCACCTAGACAACATGGCGAAAGTCATCCTGGCGACCGGCATGATCGTCGGCTACGGCTACGGGATCGAGGCCTTCATCGCCTGGTACAGCGGCAACCCGTACGAAGAATTCACCCTGCTCGGGAAGGGAAGGCCGTTCGGCCCCTACGCCTTCGCGTACTGGTTCATGCTCTGCTGCAACGTGGGGATTCCCCAGTTCCTCTGGTTCCCGGCGATCCGCCGGAACGCGATGACGCTCTGGGTGATCTCGCTGATCGTGAACGTCGGCATGTGGCTGGAGCGGTACGTGATCGTCGTCACCAGCCTGAGCCAGGACTTCCTGCCGTCGTCCTGGGCGATGTACAGCCCCACCCGGTGGGACGTGGCGACTTATCTCGGAACGCTCGGCCTGTTCCTGTTCCTCCTGTTCCTGTTCCTCCGGTTCCTGCCGGTGATCGCGATCGCGGAGATGCGCGAGCTCGTGCATGAGAAGCACGACCACGCCGGGCATGGACACGGACCTTCGGCCGTCGAGATGCACGGAGAGACGCGATGA
- a CDS encoding DUF3341 domain-containing protein, with translation MSGERSSDNHDVYGLMAEFDSPKRLIEVTQSAYDRGFRLMEAYTPFPVEGLDLALGYYRNKVPLTVFAGAVLGGLSGFLLQCWSAMYYYPHNIAGKPLYSWPAFIPITFETTILGGAFAAVFGMLYYNGLPRLYHPVFNVPEFVLASDDRFFLCIQSRDPLFDPKETLGFLETCGPRVISVVPY, from the coding sequence ATGAGCGGCGAACGAAGCTCCGACAACCACGACGTTTACGGCCTGATGGCCGAGTTCGACAGCCCCAAGCGGCTGATCGAGGTGACCCAGAGCGCCTACGACCGCGGCTTCCGGCTGATGGAAGCCTACACCCCCTTCCCCGTGGAAGGGCTCGACCTGGCGCTCGGTTACTATCGCAACAAGGTCCCTCTGACCGTCTTCGCGGGGGCCGTCCTGGGAGGGCTCTCGGGGTTCCTGCTGCAGTGCTGGTCGGCGATGTACTACTACCCGCACAACATCGCGGGCAAGCCGTTGTACAGTTGGCCGGCGTTCATCCCGATCACGTTCGAGACGACGATTCTGGGAGGGGCGTTCGCGGCGGTCTTCGGCATGCTCTATTACAACGGACTGCCGCGGCTCTACCATCCGGTCTTCAACGTGCCGGAGTTCGTGCTGGCCTCCGACGACCGCTTCTTCCTCTGCATCCAGTCTCGCGACCCGTTGTTCGACCCCAAGGAGACGCTCGGGTTCCTTGAGACCTGCGGCCCGAGAGTGATTTCCGTTGTACCCTACTAG
- a CDS encoding c-type cytochrome has product MRSNTLAARAWFASDRWSRWLAAGVVLAAFSGCQDMYDQPRYEPFEASTFFEDGASSRPLVAGTVPRTDPRNLPDVPDRNLLLTGLKDGLPSRSAPFPVDQAVLERGQGRYRIYCAPCHGEVGDGKGIIVQRGFTPPPSYHDDRLREAPLGHFFQVISEGHGAMYSFAARIAPQDRWAVASYIRALQLSQNAKVSDLPPEDQGQLQEASK; this is encoded by the coding sequence ATGCGCTCAAACACACTCGCCGCTCGCGCCTGGTTCGCGTCGGACCGCTGGTCGCGCTGGCTTGCCGCCGGCGTAGTCCTGGCCGCCTTCTCGGGCTGCCAGGACATGTACGACCAGCCCCGCTACGAGCCGTTCGAGGCCAGCACGTTTTTTGAAGACGGCGCCTCGTCTCGACCGCTGGTCGCCGGCACGGTCCCTCGGACCGACCCGCGCAACCTGCCCGACGTCCCGGACCGCAACCTGCTGCTCACCGGCTTGAAGGACGGCCTCCCCTCGCGGTCGGCCCCCTTCCCGGTCGATCAGGCGGTGCTCGAGCGCGGCCAGGGACGCTACCGCATTTACTGCGCGCCTTGCCACGGCGAGGTCGGCGACGGCAAGGGGATCATCGTTCAGCGCGGCTTCACGCCGCCGCCGAGCTACCACGACGATCGGCTCAGGGAGGCCCCCCTGGGCCACTTCTTCCAGGTGATCAGCGAGGGCCACGGCGCCATGTATTCGTTCGCGGCGCGAATCGCCCCTCAGGATCGATGGGCCGTCGCCTCCTACATCCGGGCGCTTCAGCTCAGCCAGAACGCCAAGGTTTCGGATCTGCCTCCCGAAGACCAGGGCCAGCTTCAGGAGGCCTCGAAATGA
- a CDS encoding SCO family protein, which yields MTKPPIVFFRAVVLVVVFTAVASTSRAESQQFATAASQVGFDQRLGEQVPLDLVFRDEAGVEAPLGSYFGRRPVVLALVFHRCPLLCNQVLTGLTRSLKPLPLGAGVDFDVVAVSIDPGDTPEVAGRKKAGYLERYDRPGSEAGWHFLTGRKEAIDALCQAVGFKYVYDPQKQLFAHAAGVVVLTPGGQAAQYFYGIEYPSKELDGAIRRAASGRIGSRIAKLLLLCYDYDAATGKYTLSIVRLLRVFGTLTALSLGVYLFMMFRRERLGRLGDEPRPEGAATTAVPGPGL from the coding sequence ATGACGAAGCCGCCGATCGTCTTCTTCCGCGCCGTCGTGCTGGTCGTCGTCTTCACGGCCGTCGCTTCGACGTCGCGGGCGGAGAGCCAGCAGTTCGCCACCGCGGCGTCGCAGGTGGGCTTCGATCAGCGGCTCGGCGAGCAGGTCCCCCTGGACCTCGTCTTCCGCGACGAGGCCGGAGTCGAAGCCCCCTTGGGCTCGTACTTCGGCCGGCGTCCGGTGGTCCTGGCCCTCGTCTTCCACCGCTGCCCGCTGCTCTGCAACCAGGTTTTGACGGGACTGACGCGAAGCCTCAAGCCCCTGCCGCTCGGAGCGGGGGTCGACTTCGACGTCGTGGCCGTCAGCATCGACCCGGGAGATACGCCCGAGGTCGCCGGGCGGAAGAAGGCGGGCTACCTGGAACGCTACGATCGGCCCGGCAGCGAGGCCGGTTGGCATTTCCTGACCGGCCGCAAGGAGGCGATCGACGCGCTGTGCCAGGCGGTCGGCTTCAAGTACGTCTACGACCCTCAGAAACAGCTTTTCGCTCATGCCGCGGGCGTCGTGGTCCTGACCCCCGGCGGCCAGGCCGCGCAGTATTTCTACGGCATCGAGTATCCCTCGAAGGAGCTGGACGGGGCGATCCGACGGGCGGCCTCCGGGCGCATCGGCTCGCGAATCGCGAAGCTGCTCCTGCTCTGCTACGACTACGATGCGGCGACCGGCAAGTACACGCTCTCGATCGTCCGCCTGCTCCGCGTCTTCGGGACTCTCACGGCTCTGTCGCTGGGCGTCTATCTCTTCATGATGTTCCGGCGCGAGCGCCTCGGACGGTTGGGGGACGAGCCCCGCCCCGAGGGCGCGGCGACGACGGCTGTTCCCGGCCCCGGGCTCTGA
- the coxB gene encoding cytochrome c oxidase subunit II, which produces MWDFPLFPEQASSNAQKVDALMLFEVGILLFFTILICVLILVFSLRFRRGARVDRSHPPTHGKAMETVWIIVPLLISIVMFVWSTRLFFELYEAPPDAAEISVVGKQWMWYLQHPQGRAETNELHVPLGQAVKLNMTSQDVIHSFFIPAFRIKQDVLPGRYTSLWFRPTKVGVYDLFCAEYCGTNHSIMIGKVHVMEPADYEQWLSAKGVGPSQAEEGEQLFVQHHCAGCHRGSQTVNAPRLEGVYGKPVPIQKGKDVGFVTADDRYIRDSILMPKSEVVAGYEPLMPSYKDQISEPDLLKIIAYIKSIATRETSQ; this is translated from the coding sequence ATGTGGGATTTCCCTCTGTTCCCGGAGCAGGCATCGTCCAACGCCCAGAAGGTGGACGCGCTGATGCTTTTCGAGGTCGGGATCCTTCTGTTCTTCACGATCCTGATCTGCGTCTTGATCCTCGTTTTCAGCCTGCGGTTCCGCCGCGGCGCCCGGGTCGACCGGTCGCACCCGCCGACGCACGGCAAGGCGATGGAGACGGTCTGGATCATCGTCCCCTTGCTGATCTCGATCGTGATGTTCGTCTGGTCGACGCGGCTCTTCTTCGAGCTGTACGAGGCGCCGCCCGACGCCGCCGAGATCTCGGTCGTCGGCAAGCAGTGGATGTGGTATTTGCAGCATCCCCAGGGCCGCGCCGAGACCAATGAGCTGCACGTTCCCCTGGGCCAGGCGGTGAAGCTGAACATGACCTCGCAAGACGTCATCCACAGCTTCTTCATCCCGGCGTTCCGGATCAAGCAGGACGTGCTCCCCGGCCGCTACACGTCGCTTTGGTTCCGGCCCACCAAGGTGGGGGTCTACGACCTGTTCTGCGCCGAGTACTGCGGCACGAACCACTCGATCATGATCGGCAAGGTCCACGTGATGGAGCCGGCCGACTACGAACAATGGCTGTCGGCCAAGGGGGTCGGGCCGTCGCAGGCCGAGGAGGGCGAGCAACTGTTCGTCCAGCACCACTGCGCGGGCTGCCACCGGGGCAGTCAGACGGTCAACGCCCCCCGCCTGGAAGGGGTCTATGGCAAGCCGGTGCCGATCCAGAAGGGCAAGGACGTGGGCTTCGTCACGGCCGACGACCGTTACATCCGCGACTCGATCCTGATGCCCAAGTCGGAGGTCGTCGCCGGATACGAACCGCTCATGCCGTCGTACAAAGACCAGATCAGCGAGCCGGACCTG